Proteins encoded together in one Onychomys torridus chromosome 1, mOncTor1.1, whole genome shotgun sequence window:
- the Xrcc1 gene encoding DNA repair protein XRCC1 isoform X3, producing MEEFQLEKEEQIHSIDIGNDGSAFVEVLVGSSAGGTTAGEQDYEVLLVTSSFMSPSESRSGSNLNRVRMFGPDKLVRAAAEKRWDRVKIVCSQPYSKDSPYGLSFVRFHSPPDKDEAEAPSQKVTVTKLGQFRVKEEDDSAHSLKPGALFFGRISKPSSASASDPAGPSYAAATLQASSAASSASPVSKALGSSSKPQESPKGKRKPDLNLEDRKPPSKPSAGPPVLKRPKLPVPGRAPAAAPASTPAQKTVPGKPRGDSTEPRVARAGPQELGKILQGVVVVLSGFQNPFRSELRDKALEMGAKYRPDWTPDSTHLICAFANTPKYSQVLGLGGRIVRKEWVLDCHRMRRRLPSRRYLMAGLGSSSEDEGDSPSESGEEETPKLPRKQPQAKAKTQAAGPSSPQRPPTPKDTKASSPGPQDNSDTEGEQSEGQDNGAEDSGDTEDELRRVAKQSEPRQPPAPGENGEDPYAGSTDENTDNEASMEADLPIPELPDFFQGKHFFLYGEFPGDERRKLIRYVTAFNGELEDYMSERVQFVITAQEWDPSFEEALMDNPSLAFVRPRWIYSCNEKQKLLPHQLYGVVPQA from the exons GTCCTTCTGGTCACCTCCTCTTTCATGTCCCCTTCTGAGAGCCGAAGTGGCTCGAACCTGAACCGAGTTCGTATGTTTGGACCTGACAAGTTAGTCCGGGCAGCAGCAGAGAAGCGCTGGGACCGCGTTAAAATTGTGTGCAGCCAGCCATACAGCAAG GACTCCCCCTATGGCCTGAGTTTTGTGAGGTTTCACAGCCCTCCAGACAAAGATGAGGCGGAGGCTCCGTCCCAG AAGGTGACCGTGACCAAGCTCGGCCAGTTCCGTGTGAAAGAGGAGGATGACAGTGCCCACTCCCTGAAGCCAGGGGCCCTCTTCTTCGGCCGCATCAGCAAGCCGTCTTCAG CCTCTGCTAGCGACCCAGCAGGACCCAGCTACGCAGCAGCTACGCTGCAGGCCTCAAGTGcggcctcctctgcctctccagtctcCAAGGCTTTGGGTAGCTCTTCCAAG ccccaggaGTCTCCcaaagggaagaggaaaccaGACTTGAATCTAGAAGACAGGAAGCCTCCCAGCAAACCTTCAGCAGGGCCACCTGTCCTCAAGAGACCCAAAT TGCCTGTTCCTGGTCGCGCCCCAGCTGCTGCCCCTGCCTCTACCCCAGCACAGAAGACAGTCCCAGGGAAGCCCCGCGGAGACAGCACGGAGCCCAGGGTAGCTCGAGCTGGCCCCCAGGAGCTGGGGAAGATtctgcagggtgtggtggtggtgctcagTGGCTTCCAGAACCCCTTCCGCTCAGAGCTTCGGGACAAAGCCCTGGAGATGGGGGCCAAGTATCGGCCAGACTGGACCCCGGACAGCACACACCTCAT CTGTGCCTTCGCCAACACTCCCAAGTACAGCCAGGTCCTGGGCCTCGGAGGCCGCATCGTGCGTAAAGAGTGGGTGCTAGACTGTCACCGCATGCGCCGCCGGCTGCCCTCCCGGAG GTACCTCATGGCAGGTCTTGGCTCCAGCAGTGAGGACGAGGGGGACTCTCCCAGTGAGAGCGGTGAAGAGGAAACTCCCAAGCTTCCCCGAAAG CAGCCCCAGGCTAAAGCCAAGACCCAGGCAGCAGGACCCAGCTCACCCCAAAGACCACCAACTCCAAAAGACACCAAAGCATCCTCACCAGGACCCCAGGACAATAGTGACACCGAGGGAGAACAGTCAG AAGGGCAGGACAATGGGGCGGAAGATTCCGGGGACACCGAGGATGAACTGAGGAG GGTGGCCAAGCAGAGTGAGCCGAGGCagcccccagctccaggggagaacGGTGAAGACCCGTATGCTGGCTCCACAGATGAGAACACAGACAACGAGGCTTCCATGGAGGCTGACCTGCCGATTCCAGAGCTCCCAG ACTTCTTCCAGGGCAAACACTTCTTCCTGTACGGGGAGTTCCCTGGGGATGAGAGGAGGAAGCTCATCCGATACGTGACCGCTTTCAATGG TGAGCTCGAGGACTACATGAGTGAGCGGGTCCAGTTTGTTATCACAGCCCAGGAGTGGGACCCCAGCTTTGAGGAG GCCCTGATGGACAACCCTTCCCTGGCATTCGTCCGGCCCCGGTGGATCTACAGTTGTAACGAGAAGCAGAAATTACTCCCCCACCAGCTGTATGGGGTGGTGCCCCAGGCCTGA